The window TAATAAGTGCGATGGCAAAACCAATTGCCACACCGATTATAAGTGCTATAATAGGATCTATAGTCATTGTTATTTCCTTATTTTAATCTATTAAACTTTGGCATTAACCAAAGCGAATTATTAAAAAGTGCCCGCATGAACCGTGTACGCTTGTCATTCGAAAGCCAAGTTTTAAGTGGGAATCTACCTTTTGAGCTTTATGTATCCGGAGCTTGCCGGCGCGCATGCCACTCATGGCTTGAAACCCGATATTTTAATAGCTTTTATGCAACCCATATCACGAATTCTGCAGGCATAATTTAGATCATTATTTTAGATAACATTTGGTTTAGGCGATCCAGTTCGGAGCTTAAATCACGATTTTTATCGCCCAGAGTTAATACTTCTTCCTGTTGTTGAAGGCAAATTAAGAGGAGCAGTTTAGTAAAATCCAGATTATCGTAATGTTTGGATAGATCATCAATCTGGTTGTTTATTTCTTCGGCAATTTTGCTGGTTCGTTCTGGATTATCGCTTCGCAAACGAAATCTGCGTCCAAATATTTCCACTTCAACCGATTGCATATCAGGTCTCTTTATCTACGGTAGGTAATATCCCGTCAATTTTTTTAATTGCACCTTCAGCTAAATTTTCAAAGCCGGCGAGGATTTTTTGCAGTTCTTTATATCTGTTTTCCAAAGTATTATATTCATCCTGAAGAGTTTTGTATTTCTTTTCTTGTTCGCCGGTTGTTTTGCCGCTAACTTGAATTTGGGCAATCAGCTGAGAATTTTCTTCAGCTAACAGACGGTTTTTTTCTTCCAGTTCCTCAGCTTTTTGAGTAGCCATAGTATACTGGTCTATCAGTTTTTGTATCTTGTCTTGCAGGTTTGTAATGTTACTTTCCATTTTTTACCTCATAGTTATTTGCCAAGAATCAACGAGCTTTTTGATCACTGAATCAACAAGATAATCTACTCGTTCATCTGTCAATGTTTTTTCTTTATCCATTAATTTTAGGCGTAAAGTTAAACTGTGTTTACCTTGGGGAATTTGTTTACCGCGATATTCGTCAAAGGCAGTAATTTCCGAAATCAGGTTCTGGTCCACTTCCAGAATTGTTTTTTCAATCTCGCTATAGGGAATGTCCTCCGCAATAAGAAAAGAAATATCTCTCACAACAGCTGGCAGACGAGGAATATCCTGATATTGGAGATTGAAATTTCGGGTAGCGTCAATAATATTCTCTATGGAAAATTGGATGATCCAGATATCCTGTTTAAGCTCAATAATATCAATACCGAAATTCTCTGCTATTTGAGGTGTTACTTTTCCGTAGAAAGCAAGCTGATTAGACCCAAAATAATAAGCGGCGCTTTCAGAAACGGAAAGGAATGGTTGTGTAATGGCTTTAATTTGATATTTTTTCAGATGTAAGAGAGAGAGCAGTTCTTCCACAATGCCTTTCACCCAAAAAACAGTTATATTGTTGGCTTTATCTTGCCAGTGTTCTTCCTTATTCAATCCAGTAAGTATGGCAGCCAGATAATAGGATTCACTTGCAAGAGGTTTATTCTGGAGATAGGTCTTTCCCAGTTCAAAGAGCTTGATATTTTTTTCACCGCGATTCAGATTGTAAGCCAAATTTTGCAAGAGTTGGGGCATAAGTGAAGTCCGCATTGCACTCTGATTGCTACTTTGTGGATTTTTCAATTTTATCATATCCAGTTCTTGGTCTTCGTCTTTGTAACCCAATTTATACATTAGATCTGCTTCCGAAAAACTGTAATTTAGGGTCTCATAAAAGCCCCGGGTTACCAGATAATCCACCGCTATATTTTTTATGCGGTAAGAATGACGATCCATAATCCTTTGGGGAGTAGTTTTCACGGGAACTTTGTCATAGCCGTCCAGACGCGCAATTTCTTCAATAATATCTATTTCGCGTTCCAAATCTACCCGGAAAGGAGGAATTTCGTAATAGTGAGTATGTTCGCAATCGGGTAATTCCGTAAATTCCGTTTTACCTTGTTTCATTTCTTCGGTGTGATGACAATATAATGTGGTAAGATCGTCTATTTTACCAGGTCTCCAGTTTCCGGATTGTAAAAATTTCAGCCCTAAGCGAGTTAAATATTCCTTAATTTTATCTTCTTCCAGTTCATAGCCAATTACTTTGGCATATCTTTCGGGTCGCACACCCAAAATCAATGGTTTTTGCGGATGAGGAAAACTGTCATACACAACTTCGCAAAGTTCTGCTTTTGCCAATTCACAAATCAATTGGGTAGCCCTCAAAGACGCATCCGGAGCGGAATATTCACTTAAATGTCGTTCAAAACGATAAGAGGAATCTGAACTCAGCTTATGTCTATAAGAAGTTCTGCGAATGGAGGCAGGATTAAATGCTGCACTTTCCAAAACAATGCGTTTGGTGCTTTCACTAATGGCTGAAACATCTCCACCCATCACACCCGCTATGGCAGAGGGTTTAATTCCATCAGCTATAACCAATTCGTCACCTTCCAGTTGAAAGTGTTTTCCGTCCAGAGTTGTAATGGGTTCGCCTTTATATGCTTTACGGATAACGATTGCAGGTTTTTCGGGTTTATCTGGAAGAGTGGAAAGTTTTTCATAATCAAAACAATGCAAGGGATGGCCATATTCCAGCATAACATAATTTGTGATATCTACCAGATTGTTGATGGGTCGCAAACCGGATTTAATAAGTGCACTTTTCATCC of the Candidatus Cloacimonas sp. genome contains:
- a CDS encoding cell division protein ZapA, which codes for MQSVEVEIFGRRFRLRSDNPERTSKIAEEINNQIDDLSKHYDNLDFTKLLLLICLQQQEEVLTLGDKNRDLSSELDRLNQMLSKIMI
- the pheT gene encoding phenylalanine--tRNA ligase subunit beta, with amino-acid sequence MKISISWLKKYIDLQEDKQELEKLLTFSGIEVEAEQNIPALPETVFSAKIISAEAVVGTDHLKRCMIDIGNYPFTPKTIEGYIQVICGAPNCKKGMMTVIALPGSILPEITIQTAKIKGIDSFGMLCSEKELGISDNHNGIIELDPDTPIGISVNQLYELPDLIFELEITPNRPDLLGYIGIARDLSAKLNRPLKLPEINIPSAKCKAETMPLELVNEDTELCPRYIARLFDKVELKESPLWMKSALIKSGLRPINNLVDITNYVMLEYGHPLHCFDYEKLSTLPDKPEKPAIVIRKAYKGEPITTLDGKHFQLEGDELVIADGIKPSAIAGVMGGDVSAISESTKRIVLESAAFNPASIRRTSYRHKLSSDSSYRFERHLSEYSAPDASLRATQLICELAKAELCEVVYDSFPHPQKPLILGVRPERYAKVIGYELEEDKIKEYLTRLGLKFLQSGNWRPGKIDDLTTLYCHHTEEMKQGKTEFTELPDCEHTHYYEIPPFRVDLEREIDIIEEIARLDGYDKVPVKTTPQRIMDRHSYRIKNIAVDYLVTRGFYETLNYSFSEADLMYKLGYKDEDQELDMIKLKNPQSSNQSAMRTSLMPQLLQNLAYNLNRGEKNIKLFELGKTYLQNKPLASESYYLAAILTGLNKEEHWQDKANNITVFWVKGIVEELLSLLHLKKYQIKAITQPFLSVSESAAYYFGSNQLAFYGKVTPQIAENFGIDIIELKQDIWIIQFSIENIIDATRNFNLQYQDIPRLPAVVRDISFLIAEDIPYSEIEKTILEVDQNLISEITAFDEYRGKQIPQGKHSLTLRLKLMDKEKTLTDERVDYLVDSVIKKLVDSWQITMR